A window of the Gemmatirosa kalamazoonensis genome harbors these coding sequences:
- a CDS encoding TonB-dependent receptor family protein, giving the protein MTTVLRAPVPLVRAPYAVSTVGRDAAQTARAGFAVDEALRGVPGVQVDNRFNAALGERISIRGFGARTQFGVRGVKVIVDGVPATMPDGQTSLNHVELGTLGGAEVERGPASALYGNAAGGVVLLESAPPPDSTLAASVRALGGADGLSRLQATVGGQDGGVGWSLGASRLAYDGFRQWSDQRSTRVTGRADAGNAASGWGALRASGAWVDYDAHNPGALSDSLLGVDPARAFANNVRQQTGEAGKHGQLGLGWRRDVGVGAIDASAWGLRRRLSNPIPVSIVALDRRAGGARAAWTASDTWRPEVGGRVTLGGELQRQRDDRQNFGNASGVRGARTLDQLEHVTSGALFAQADATLGPRVVALAGLRHDRVRFAADDRLVSATNPDDSGARTLSATTPSLGVSVEIARAASVYANASTSFETPTTTELANRPTGAGGFNPDLHPQRARSLEAGLKGAAVVGDRVAASWQLAAYHTIVRDALVPFEVPGAAGRQFFRNAGRARHRGVEAAAQAVVGDALTLRAAYTVVDARFQQYTVRDTSYAGLRIPGVSPRRFDFSALLRAAHRGLVAVDLRAQDRMPANDVNRAWAAGYALVDARALTDALSMRGVSIAPFVGVTNALDARYVTAVTVNAAGARYFEPGARRAFYLGTDVAFGRR; this is encoded by the coding sequence GTGACGACGGTGCTGCGCGCGCCCGTGCCGCTGGTGCGCGCGCCGTACGCCGTGTCCACCGTGGGACGCGACGCGGCGCAGACGGCACGCGCCGGGTTCGCGGTGGACGAGGCGCTGCGCGGCGTTCCCGGTGTGCAGGTCGACAATCGCTTCAACGCCGCGCTCGGCGAGCGCATCTCCATCCGCGGCTTCGGCGCGCGCACGCAGTTCGGCGTGCGCGGCGTGAAGGTGATCGTCGACGGCGTGCCGGCCACGATGCCCGACGGCCAGACGTCGCTGAACCACGTGGAGCTCGGCACGTTAGGCGGGGCCGAGGTCGAGCGGGGACCGGCGTCGGCGCTGTACGGCAACGCGGCGGGCGGCGTCGTGCTGCTCGAGAGCGCGCCGCCGCCCGACTCCACGCTCGCCGCGAGCGTGCGCGCGCTCGGCGGCGCCGACGGGCTGTCGCGGCTCCAGGCCACGGTCGGCGGGCAGGACGGCGGCGTCGGCTGGTCGTTAGGCGCGAGCCGCCTCGCGTACGACGGCTTCCGCCAGTGGAGCGACCAGCGGTCCACGCGCGTCACGGGGCGCGCGGACGCCGGGAACGCGGCGAGCGGGTGGGGCGCGCTGCGCGCGAGCGGCGCGTGGGTCGACTACGACGCGCACAACCCGGGCGCGCTCTCCGACTCGCTGCTCGGCGTCGACCCGGCGCGCGCGTTCGCGAACAACGTGCGGCAGCAGACCGGCGAGGCGGGGAAGCACGGCCAGCTCGGACTCGGCTGGCGGCGCGACGTCGGCGTCGGCGCGATCGACGCGTCCGCGTGGGGACTGCGCCGCCGGCTCAGCAACCCGATCCCCGTGAGCATCGTCGCGCTCGACCGCCGCGCCGGCGGCGCGCGCGCGGCGTGGACCGCATCCGATACGTGGCGGCCCGAGGTCGGCGGACGCGTCACGTTAGGCGGCGAGCTGCAACGCCAGCGCGACGACCGGCAGAACTTCGGCAACGCCTCCGGCGTGCGCGGCGCGCGCACGCTCGACCAGCTCGAGCACGTGACGAGCGGCGCGCTGTTCGCGCAGGCCGACGCGACGCTCGGTCCGCGCGTCGTCGCGCTCGCCGGGCTGCGGCACGACCGCGTGCGCTTCGCGGCGGACGACCGCCTCGTGAGCGCGACGAACCCCGACGACTCCGGCGCGCGCACGCTCTCCGCCACCACGCCGTCGCTGGGCGTGAGCGTGGAGATCGCGCGCGCGGCCAGCGTGTACGCGAACGCCAGCACGTCGTTCGAGACACCGACCACGACCGAGCTCGCGAACCGCCCGACCGGCGCGGGGGGCTTCAATCCCGACCTCCACCCGCAGCGCGCGCGCTCGCTCGAGGCGGGGCTCAAGGGCGCCGCGGTGGTCGGCGATCGCGTCGCCGCGTCGTGGCAGCTCGCCGCCTATCACACCATCGTGCGCGACGCGCTCGTGCCGTTCGAGGTCCCCGGCGCCGCGGGGCGGCAGTTCTTCCGCAACGCCGGACGCGCGCGCCACCGCGGCGTCGAGGCCGCGGCGCAGGCCGTCGTCGGCGACGCGCTCACGCTGCGCGCCGCGTACACCGTGGTCGACGCGCGCTTCCAGCAGTACACGGTGCGCGACACGTCGTACGCGGGGCTCCGCATCCCCGGCGTCTCGCCGCGGCGGTTCGACTTCTCGGCGCTCCTGCGCGCGGCGCACCGCGGGCTCGTCGCCGTGGATCTGCGCGCGCAGGACCGCATGCCGGCGAACGACGTGAACCGCGCGTGGGCCGCCGGCTACGCGCTCGTCGACGCGCGCGCGCTGACCGACGCGCTCTCGATGCGCGGCGTGTCGATCGCGCCGTTCGTCGGCGTGACCAACGCGCTGGATGCGCGCTACGTCACCGCGGTGACGGTGAACGCCGCGGGCGCGCGCTACTTCGAGCCGGGCGCGCGCCGCGCGTTCTACCTCGGCACCGACGTCGCGTTCGGGCGGCGCTGA
- a CDS encoding vitamin K epoxide reductase family protein, with product MIYRMTIALGSLISGLVALYLHLWKLGLAGTLACGGAHGCEYVQGSRYGWFLGVDVALIGAVGYALLFVVALLGTAPRWEDEKWPTLALMALIFPALAFTVRLKYAEFVILHGFCPWCLVSAITITLCTVLVFLDWRRLRRLGVVG from the coding sequence ATGATCTACCGCATGACGATCGCGCTCGGCAGCCTGATCTCGGGGCTCGTCGCATTGTACCTGCACCTGTGGAAGCTGGGACTCGCGGGCACGCTCGCGTGCGGCGGCGCGCACGGCTGCGAGTACGTGCAGGGAAGCCGCTACGGCTGGTTCCTCGGCGTCGACGTCGCGCTCATCGGCGCCGTCGGCTACGCGCTGCTGTTCGTCGTCGCGCTGCTCGGCACGGCGCCGCGCTGGGAGGACGAGAAGTGGCCGACGCTGGCGCTCATGGCGCTCATCTTCCCCGCGCTCGCGTTCACGGTTCGGCTGAAGTACGCGGAGTTCGTCATCCTGCACGGCTTCTGCCCGTGGTGCCTCGTCTCGGCGATCACGATCACGCTGTGCACGGTGCTCGTGTTCCTCGACTGGCGTCGCTTGCGGCGGCTGGGAGTCGTGGGATGA
- a CDS encoding DMT family transporter has product MSLSGVAARLRLLATALLFSTGGAGIKWTMLGAWQVSCFRSGVAAVAVWLFVPAARRRWGWRVLVVALAYAMTLTLFVIANKLTTAANAIFLQSTAPLWVLLAGPLVLRERATREDLVFMGVVALGMALFFVGADRPQATAPDPARGNVLAAISGVGYAGVVLGLRWVGRGRVPAESLSATADEAATEAPSGASDDAITTVIAGNVLACLVALPMALPLPPVHAADVVVVLYLGAVQIGLAYFLMSTAMPHVPALAASTILLVEPALNPLWAWLVHGERPAPLALAGGATIILGAAVKSWWDGRRLPFAQDAGQASA; this is encoded by the coding sequence ATGTCACTCAGCGGCGTCGCCGCACGCCTGCGGCTGCTCGCCACCGCGCTGCTGTTCTCCACCGGCGGCGCCGGCATCAAGTGGACGATGCTCGGCGCGTGGCAGGTCTCCTGCTTCCGCTCGGGCGTCGCCGCCGTCGCCGTGTGGCTGTTCGTGCCCGCCGCGCGCCGCCGGTGGGGATGGCGCGTGCTGGTCGTCGCGCTGGCGTACGCCATGACGCTCACGCTGTTCGTCATCGCGAACAAGCTCACCACCGCGGCGAACGCGATCTTCCTGCAGTCGACGGCGCCGCTGTGGGTGCTGCTCGCGGGCCCGCTCGTGCTCCGCGAGCGGGCCACGCGCGAGGATCTCGTGTTCATGGGCGTCGTCGCGCTCGGGATGGCGCTGTTCTTCGTCGGCGCCGACCGGCCGCAGGCGACCGCGCCCGACCCCGCGCGCGGGAACGTGCTCGCCGCGATCAGCGGCGTCGGCTACGCCGGCGTCGTGCTCGGCCTGCGGTGGGTCGGGCGCGGCCGAGTACCGGCCGAATCGCTCAGCGCGACCGCTGACGAGGCGGCGACCGAGGCGCCGAGCGGCGCGAGCGACGACGCGATCACGACCGTCATCGCCGGCAACGTGCTCGCGTGCCTCGTCGCGCTGCCGATGGCGCTCCCGCTGCCGCCGGTACACGCGGCGGACGTCGTCGTGGTGCTCTACCTCGGCGCGGTGCAGATCGGGCTCGCGTACTTCCTCATGAGCACCGCGATGCCGCACGTGCCGGCGCTCGCGGCGTCGACGATCCTGCTCGTGGAGCCGGCGCTCAATCCGCTGTGGGCGTGGCTGGTGCACGGCGAGCGACCGGCACCGCTCGCTCTCGCGGGCGGCGCGACGATCATCCTCGGTGCGGCGGTGAAGTCGTGGTGGGACGGGCGGCGGCTACCGTTCGCGCAGGACGCAGGACAAGCTTCGGCATGA